AGTTTTACGGCTTGAACAGCCCCGTTTTGCCGATTATCTCCTCAATGTTTTCGTTTGCCGCCTCGTTTGCGCGCGCCGTGCCCTGCCGGAGAATATCTTTCACATCATCGGGGCGTTTTTCAAACTCCGCCCTTCTCTGTCTGAACGGCTCAAGAACCGCGTTCACCGCCTTTGCCAGTTTCTTTTTCACCTCAACATCTCCCACCGCGCCCTTCCTGTAGCGCTCTTTCAAGTCGTCAACCTCGGCGGTGTCGGGGTTGAAGGCGTCGTGATACTCAAAAACGGGGTTTCCCTCAACCGTGCCGGGAATGTCCGCCCGGACGCGCTTGGGGTCGGTAAACATCCCGCCAATCTTCCCGTTCACCTCCTTTTCAGTGTCCGAAAGATACACGCAGTTGTCCAGGCTTTTGCTCATCTTGCGCCCGCCGTCCAGCCCCACAAGGCGCGAGACTTTGCTGATTACCGGCTCCGGCTCTTCAAAGGTCTCGCCGTAAAGGGAGTTGAACCGCCGCGCCAGTTCGCGCGTCAACTCTATGTGGCTCAACTGGTCTTCGCCGACCGGAACTTTAGTCGCCTTGAAAACAAGTATGTCGGACGCCATAAGCACCG
The Candidatus Dadabacteria bacterium DNA segment above includes these coding regions:
- the trpS gene encoding tryptophan--tRNA ligase — translated: MTDKPILVTGDRPTGRLHLGHLVGSLESRLKFQDIYGCFFLVADLHMLTTHFDKTREVEKNTVEMVTDWLSVGLDPQKSVFYIQSQISAISRLSVLLSMICSVARAGRIPTLKEKIADMGVGEAYSVGLLGYPVLMASDILVFKATKVPVGEDQLSHIELTRELARRFNSLYGETFEEPEPVISKVSRLVGLDGGRKMSKSLDNCVYLSDTEKEVNGKIGGMFTDPKRVRADIPGTVEGNPVFEYHDAFNPDTAEVDDLKERYRKGAVGDVEVKKKLAKAVNAVLEPFRQRRAEFEKRPDDVKDILRQGTARANEAANENIEEIIGKTGLFKP